In Carcharodon carcharias isolate sCarCar2 chromosome 3, sCarCar2.pri, whole genome shotgun sequence, a single window of DNA contains:
- the LOC121275636 gene encoding biotinidase-like, producing MKAFCLMWLLLVGQCFVIPVWGLNFYTAAVYEHPAVLTPSSKIPSTHEEAMKLMQKNLDIYQEQVHVASKQGVKIIVFPEEGLHGFHSNRASMFPYLEPIPDPNVVQWNPCLQPTEYNDTEVLYQLSCMARNGNMYLIANMGERQACELNDPQCPPDGRYQFNTNVVFDAEGTLIAKYQKWNLYFEFAYDKPKTLQHVIFNTPFAGKFGIFTCFDILFYEPAVSLIEHYGVKQIVFPTAWMNQLPLLSAIEFHQAFAAAFGINLLAANQHHPEYNMTGSGIYTPLDFPYYYNAKSSEGKLLVAEVPIITSIKDHSPEQSKSQRTSDFLQRNSHIELSVLQQQKRRVKPEKIGPLKHSTLSHVDSPGNIFHALMMFDNYTFISLKGKEGNLQVCSNSLCCHVAYEHANTPSDLYALGAFDGLHTVNGIYYLQVCALVKCAGSRYDTCGQNVTSASDIIGFKLWGNFSTRHIFPEILASEMKMYRADTIGWDKNDFYMTKNGMSAGLVTAALYGRWYKRDSSSRGVCLKADASPNHGKVSFFLNYG from the exons ATGAAGGCATTTTGCTTGATGTGGCTGTTGTTGGTGGGGCAATGCTTTGTAATCCCGGTATGGGGGCTGAATTTCTACACCGCAGCAGTCTATGAACACCCGGCAGTGCTGACTCCAAGTTCAAAGATCCCTTCTACACATGAGGAGGCAATGAAGCTTATGCAGAAAAACCTGGACATCTACCAAGAGCAAGTCCATGTAGCAAGCAAACAG GGAGTTAAGATAATTGTATTTCCAGAGGAAGGTCTCCATGGCTTTCACTCCAACAGAGCTTCTATGTTTCCATATTTGGagcccattccagatcctaatgttGTTCAGTGGAATCCCTGTCTGCAGCCAACAGAATATAATGATACAGAG GTCCTTTATCAACTGAGCTGTATGGCTAGAAACGGCAATATGTACCTGATAGCAAACATGGGGGAAAGACAAGCCTGTGAGCTTAATGACCCTCAGTGTCCACCAGATGGAAGATATCAGTTTAACACAAATGTGGTTTTTGATGCTGAAGGCACTCTCATAGCCAAATACCAGAAATGGAACCTTTACTTTGAATTTGCTTATGACAAACCTAAGACTTTGCAACATGTCATCTTCAATACACCTTTTGCTGGAAAATTTGGCATCTTTACTTGCTTTGATATATTGTTCTATGAGCCAGCAGTAAGTTTAATTGAGCATTATGGTGTAAAACAAATTGTATTTCCCACAGCCTGGATGAACCAGCTGCCTCTCTTATCTGCAATAGAGTTTCATCAAGCATTTGCCGCTGCATTCGGTATCAACCTTCTAGCAGCCAATCAGCATCATCCTGAATACAATATGACAGGAAGTGGCATCTACACTCCTTTAGATTTCCCCTATTACTACAATGCGAAGAGCAGTGAAGGAAAACTTCTTGTTGCCGAGGTCCCTATAATTACATCCATTAAAGATCACAGCCCAGAACAGTCTAAGTCTCAGAGGACATCAGATTTTCTTCAGAGGAACAGTCATATCGAACTTTCTGTCCTTCAGCAGCAGAAGCGGAGAGTAAAACCAGAAAAAATTGGCCCATTGAAACATTCTACACTCTCCCACGTAGATAGTCCTGGAAATATTTTTCATGCTTTGATGATGTTTGATAATTATACATTTATCTCTTTGAAAGGCAAGGAAGGTAACCTGCAAGTTTGTTCCAACAGCCTTTGTTGCCATGTAGCCTATGAACATGCTAACACACCCAGTGATCTGTATGCTTTAGGAGCCTTTGATGGGCTTCACACAGTAAATGGCATCTACTACCTGCAAGTCTGTGCCTTGGTGAAGTGTGCAGGCTCTAGATATGACACCTGTGGACAAAATGTTACAAGTGCCTCCGACATCATAGGTTTTAAGTTGTGGGGGAATTTCAGCACACGCCATATTTTTCCAGAAATACTGGCTAGTGAGATGAAAATGTATCGTGCGGATACCATAGGATGGGATAAAAATGATTTTTATATGACTAAGAACGGGATGTCAGCAGGTCTTGTGACTGCAGCACTCTATGGACGGTGGTACAAAAGAGATTCTTCTTCTCGAGGTgtctgcctgaaggcagatgcTTCGCCCAACCATGGCAaagtgtcattttttttaaactatggtTAG